TCGCATGTGCTCTCTCACGGCAGCGTTCCCACCAGTCCCACCGAGCCGCCCGAGGGCCCCACCGACGCGGTGGGCCGCACGGGGAGGACGTCCCGCGGGCTCTTGCCCTTCAGCAGATAGAGGACGCCCGTCGTCGCCACTCCGGCCGCGCCCAGCACGAAGGCCGTCGTGCCCAGCGTCTGGTTGCGGATGCCCGCGTCCCGCTCGTTCCGGGCGTCCTGGGGCGTGTTGAAATTCCCGTTCGTCAGCCGGTAGTGGTTGTTGCCCGCCTGGATGGTGAAGAACGTCCCCAGGCCCAGCATCACCGCGCCTCCCGCGGCCGGCATCCACGCCCACTCCGGCGTGCCCTGGCGGACGGTGGCCGCCCCTGGGGATTGGGGCCCGGTGGCGCCCGGTGTCTGCGCTCCCGGCGTCACGGTGGGCGTCTGGGCCACGGGCTCCTGCGCGGGGCGCAGCGCGCGCAGCACCGGCGGCAGCACCTTGTTGCTCGCCTCGGTGAAGGCGTCGAGGAGCTGATCCTCGTGCACGCCCGGCACGTAGTACTCGGCGAGCAGCTCCCCGTCCCGCGTGGCGTAGGCCTTGAGCCCCACCCGGTAGCCGCTGAGGAACTGCACCAGCTCGGCGATCACCACCACGTCGGCCACGGCCGCTTCCCCGAGTGTGATGCGGCAGGCGGCCTCCAGGCGGTTGCATCCGAGCACCGCCTTTCTTTGCGCGGGCGGCAGCCCCTGGGACAGCTCCGAGGTGCGGATCACCTGTAGACCCTCGGTCTTGAGCTGCTCGTACACGTGCTCCTGGGCGAAGGAGACGATGTGGGACGGCACTCCCGCGGCATCGGGTGGGGCGATCAGCACGGTGAGCGGCGAGGCACTGGGAGGAGAGGCGGGGGCCTGGCCGAGCACGACGAGCGTGGTGAGAAGGGAGAGGAACACGGGGTGTCACTTTCCCCTCATGTCGTGCTTGCCGCAAGGACACGGCCTCTCCGTGGGGTCGGGTTCCTGATGCCCGGCCCCACGGGGCGCGAGTCAGCGGCGCGGCTTCTCGGGCATGGCCCGGATGGCCGTCTTCTCTGAATTGTCCTGTGACGCGTCATCCACCAGGTCCTCGTCCGGCACGGGCGGCGGCGGCCGGGACGCGAGCGGACGGCGCACGGGCGCCGACGTGGGGCGCTGGGGCACGGACGCCGCGGGCCGGGCGGGAGGCGTGGGACGGGACGCGCGCGGGAGCGGGGCGGCCCGGCTCCGGGTGGCCTCCATCTCCTCCTGCAGGTCCGCGGCGACCTGCACCTTGGGCTCCTCCATGGGAGGCGGCTCCTCCTCCCCGTCCAGGGCGAAGGGATTGGGCGTGGGGGGCGGCGTCTTGTCGTCGTCCCCAATTGGCGCGTCGAACTCCTCGGGCAGCGCGGGACGGGCGGACGCGCTGGGACGGAGCGCGGGCCGGGCCGGCGGGGTCGCCATCGACACGGGCGGGGCCGCCACCGGCGCGGGCGTCCGCGCGGCGGGCACCTGCACCTGCACGGCGGGCGCGGCGGGCTTGTCCCCCCTGGCGTCGTGCGCCTCGTCCTTGAGCCTTTGTTCGAACGCCAACCATTCCTTCTTGAAGGTGGAGGGATCCGGCTCGCCGCGCTCGCGGTGCTTGAGCGAGGGCACCCAGCGCACGTTGTACGACTCGCCCAGGCGGAAGGAGGGCGGCGGGGGCACGCCGTAGGTGGCCGGGTCGAAGAAGGACTCGTCCAGGTCGTTGAAGCCGTAGGCGCGCGCCCGGTCCACGAAGCTGGGGATGATGCCGGTGGGCGCGTGGTAGCCGAGGATGTGGCCCTCCTCGTCCTTCGTCACCGGCGTGAAGACGAAGATGTCCTGGGTGCGGTACTCGCCCTTCTCGCTGAGCGGGAGCACCTCGGACAGGGCGATCGTCTTGCGGCTGCCGTCGTGCAGGCGCTCGCAGCAGATGACGAAGTTGATGGCGCTGGCCACCTGGGCGCGGATGGCCACCAGGGGCAGCTCGATGCCGGACATGAGGCAGAGCGACTCGATGCGCCGCAGCGTGTCCGTGGGCGTGTTGGCGTGCGTGGTGGCGAGCGAGCCGCCGTGGCCGGTGTTCATCGCCTGCACGAGGTAGAAGGCCTCGCCGCCACGCACCTCGCCCACCACGATGCGGTCCGGACGCAGACGCAGCGCGGAGTTGAGCAGGTCTCCCATGTCCACGCCGCCCTTGCCGAACTTGTCCGGGGGCCGGCTCTCGAAGGGGACGATGTGCGACTGGTTGAGCTGGAGCTCGGCCGAGTCCTCGATGGTGAGGATGCGCTCCTCGTCGGGGATGAGCGAGGAGACGATGTTGAGCAGCGTCGTCTTGCCCGAGCCCGTTCCGCCGGACACCAGCATGTTGAGCTTGGTGTGGATGCCGGCGTCGATGAGGCGCGCCATCTGCGGCGTCATCGACTTGAACTTGATGAGCGAGTCGACCGTCAGCTTGTCCTTGAAGAACTTGCGGATGGAGATGGTGGTGCCCTTACGGGCGATGGGCGGGATGACGACGTGGATGCGGCTGCCGTCGGGCAGGCGCGCGTCCAGGCGCGGACGCTCGTCGTTGAGCAGACGGCCCACGAACTGGGCCATGTTGCGCGCGGCACCCAGGAGGCCCTCCTCGGTGAACGAGGCGTCGATCTTGGTGACCTTGCCCTTGCGTTCGATCCAGATGTCGGTGGGCCCGTTGATCATGATCTCGGAGACCGTGGGGTCGTCGAGATGGGGCAGCACGGGCTTGAGGAAGGCGCGGAGCGACTCGTTGTACATCGACATGGCGGCCTGGAGGCTAGCCCGAGTGGGGCTCCAAGCCCAAGAAGCGGCCCGGAGAAGCGTCCGGGCAGGGGGGCGAGGCGCTCCCTACCCGCCGAGCTGCTCGTGTCCCACCTGGGTGCGCAGGGCGGCGCTGGCCCAGGTCTCGGCGAGCGCGGCCTCGTCCCCGGCGGCCCCCGAGGCCCGGGCCCTCGCGAGCGCCGCGCCGAGCGCGCCCAGGTCCTCCGCCAGGCGCTTCAGGCCCAGCCCCCGCGCCCGTGTGGCCACGGTGTCGAGCCGGGTGGTCCACGCGGGGGGCACGTGGCGCAGGCCCTGGTGCACCGAGTCCGCGAGGCAGCCCTCCACCTCGGCCAGGGCCGCCGCCAGCGGGGGCAGCGCGGGCGCGTCCGCCGCCGTGCACAGCTTGCCCGTCGTGGCGGCGGGTTGCACGTCGAGCGCCACCACGCCGTTTTCACAGGACAGGGCCATGGGCTCGACGACGAGCCCCCGGGCCGTCCGGCGCACCTCACCCGAGACGTAGTGCGGTGGTCCATTCTTGCCCGTGAGCGCCCCGGCGAGTGCGTCCAGCGCCCCGGGAGCCACCGAGCGGTGGGAAAGCTCGACCCGGAAGCCATGGCCTCGCGAGTCCTCCAACTCCGCGTGCACCTCCTGGGCACCCGGGGCGTATGTCACCTCTCCCACGCGGGAGATGGCGAAGGCATGCACGTTCTCCGCGAGCAGCCGGGGCCGGAGGAAGCGCGGGGGGCGGGCCCGCCAGGCGGACTCCAGCGCGCGCACGTCGTTCACGAGCAGGGGCTCGGGCAGCTGGCTCCAGTCCCCGGACTGGGGCGTCATCGAGGTGCGTTGCAATCCCTGGGTGGAGGAGGGGAAGAGGATGAGGCGGTTGGTGCACCGCTTGGCGCCCGACGCCTGCACCAGCCCGCTCGCGAGCGCCTCCAGGGTGACACCTGGGGCGCCCTGCCGGCGTCCGAGCCGCGCGCCATCCTCGGGCGTCTGGTCCTCCGCGTAGGTGAAGGCGCGACGCACCACGAGCAGGCCGGCGGTGTCCGGGTCCGCGAGCACCACCTCCGCGCGGCGCTCCCGGCCCTCGGCGAAGAGGCGGATGCCGAGCGACACCAGCCGCACGTAGTCGAGCTCCGTTTCCGGCGCCTCGTCCATGCCCAGCACCGCCCGGGGCGGCACCGGGCCCGGCTTCCGGGAGGCCCTCATGCGCGCGAAGAACTCCGTCAGCACGGAGGTGAAGCGTGGGGCGTCATAGCGGGCAGCGCGGCTCACGTAGGCGCCGAGCAGCTCTTCCAGCTCCTCGAGCGCCAGGAGCGGCCACATCATGCGCGCCTCTTCCAGGCCCGCGCGGGCCACGGCGAAGCGCCCCGCGAGCCCCTGGCTGGCGTGCTGGACTCCCTCCAACAAGAGGTAGCGCACGAGGTCCCCCGCCGTGTCCAGCGCCGCTCCGCCCACGGTGGAGGTGACGGAGCCCCGGGCCACCTCGACGGAAACCTCGCGGCGCGTGGGGTCCTTCTCGTCGGCGGCGCGGAAGGCCCAGATGGCCAGGGGCAGGTGCTCGCAGCCCGTCCCGAGCGAGCAGTCACAGCGCGCGTGGCTCAAGTCCCGCGGCACGAGGAAGCGCACCGTGCACGTGGCGAGCGCCACCGAGGGGATGTCTTCCCCCTCGAAGGTCCCCCGCCGCACCTGCGCGAGGTAGCCGCGCTTCCGGAATCTCTCGGCCCGATCCAGGGCCCGGCGGGGCAGCACTCGCGCCAGCTCCGCGTCGTCCACCGCTCCCGGGGACCAGGGCGCTTCCGCCTTCACCTCGGCCGGAGGCGGAACGGCGCTCGTGGCGATGAACGCCGGGTAGGCGAGGGCCGTGGCCACGCGGTGGCGGCACACGGTGGCGGCGCCGCAGGAACAGGGATTGTCCTTGAAGGCCTTGCCCGGAACGAGCCGGGTGATGATGCCGTCCTCGAAGGTGCCCACCACCGTGCCGTCCGCCAGCTCCTCCAGGCGCGGCCCCTTGCCCTGCTCCAGATCCTTCTGGGCGCGCTTGACGAGTCCCAGATTGGACAGGCTCGCGATGGCCTGGGGCGTGAGCGCGAGCAGATCCGCGCGGCTCATGCGCGCACCTTCTCGGCGATCCACGCGGCGAGCTCGCCCGGGGTCATCGCCGCCACGTGCGCGCCCACGTCCACCAGCTTTCGGGCGCAGTCACGGTCGTAGTTCGGCGTGGCGTCCGGCTCGAGCGCCGCGAGCCCCAGTACCTTCGTGCCCTGGTCACACAGCTCCTTCACCCGGCGCACGAGCATGCCCGGGGGTCCGCCCTCGAAGAAGTCGGTGATGAGGACGACGATCGTGCGTCGGGGCGTCTCGATGAGCCCCGTGGCGTAGGCCACCGCGAGCTGGATGTCCGTGCCACCGCCGAGCTGCACCTTCATCAACAGCTCCACCGGGTCCGTCACGTCCTGGGTGAGGTCCACCACGGCGGTGTCGAAGGCGACGAGGTGCGTCTGGATGCCGGGCAGTCCCCACAGGCACGCGGCGGTGACGGCCGAGTGGATGACCGAGGACGTCATGCTGCCGGACTGGTCCACCAGGAGGATGATCTGCCAGCGGTCCACGTGGCGGCGGGTGCGCGAGTAGAACGCGGCGCGCTCGATGGCGATCCGCCGCTCGGTGGGGGAGTAGCGGCGCAGGTTCTCGCGCAGCGTGCGCCGGAAGTCGAAGTTGCGCGCCACCTTCAGGGGCGAGCGCCTGCGCCGGTCGAGCACCCCCGAGAACGTGCGGCGCACCTCCTGGGCCAGCTTCTCCATCAGCTCGCGCACCACCCGCTGCACGATGCGGCGGGCCACCGCGAGCACCTCGGGATTCATCAGGTGCTTGGTGCGCAGCACCGCGCGCAGCAGGGTCTCGTTGGGCTCCACGCGCTCGAGCACGTCGGCGCGCGTCACCACCTCGTCGATCTGATAGCGCTCGACGGCGTCCTGTTCGAGCCGCTCGATGGTCTCCTTGGGAAAGAGCGTGTGGACGTCGTTGATCCACTCCGGAACGCTGAGCACGGACTCCCCCGAGCCGCCCTGGCGCACGCCGCGCTCGGAGAGATCTCCCTCCCGGCCGTAGAGCCACGAGAGCGCCGAGTCCATCGCCCGTCCCCGCTCGTCCAGGCAGTTGCCGAGCGCCCCGTCCGAGGCATCTCCCAACACGAGGCGCCAGCGCGCCAGGGGCTCAAGGGGCATCGCGCTCCTCCTTCCGATGGGGCCCATGCAGGCCGAAGCGTTCGAGTACCTGCTCCACCTCGTCATCCAGCGCCGCGCCCGCGAGGATGACGGCGGGGTCCACGTCCAGGCGCACCAGGGCCCGCGCGCCCGAGGCATCCCTCCCGTGCAGGGGCAACAGGGTCCGGGCGATGCCCTCCTTCTCCCGGGGAGGGAAGAACCCGAAGGCCAGCCGCAGCGCCGGGAGCGCGATGAGGAAGTCTTCCTCCGTCAGTTGGCGGATGAGCTCGTCCAGCACCGCGGTGAGGGCGGGCGTGTGCACCACCTGCTCGCGGGCGAGTCGGAACAGCCCGGCCAGGAAGTCCCCGAGGGTGGTGGGACGCGCGGCGGCGCGTGTGGCGCGAAGGGCCGTGGCCTCGGCGCTCGCCTCGTCCTGGAAGCGCGACAGGGACCAGAGCGCCCCGAGCGAGGCTCCGCGCACCGCGGGCGGCGCATGGAGGGAGGCGAGCCGACGCTCGAACACGGCGCTGGCCCGGGCCACGTCGAGCGCGAGGGGCTGGGCGGCGAAGCGCAGCGTGTCGCGCAGCGCGGCCATCGCCCGGAGCTGTCCCTCATCGGCGGGGAGCGAGGGTCCATCGAGCTGCTCGAGCAACCACAGGCCACGCTCGACAGCCGCCGCGAGCAATTGTCCCACCTCGGCGGAGCCCTGGGCGCCGAGCAGCACGTCATGCCGCCAGATGGCCAGTAGCCGCTCCAGGGCCGCGCCCAGCCGCGCGAGGTCCGGCTCGTTGCCCGCCTGCGCGGCCACCGCGGTGAGGACGCGCCGGGCCAGGTGCTTCGCGCCGATGAAGAAGCTCTCGGCCAACAGGAGGGTGAGCCGCTCCAGGTTCGGCCCCGCCTGGAGGAGGGCTTCCTCCAGACGCGCGGTGGCGGCCTGCTCCAGGGTGGCGCCCCAGCCCGAGGCCTCGATGACCCAGGAGAGGAAGTCCTCCGCGGGCGCCACCGTCCAGGTCTCCTGGAGCACGGGCTCGGTGGGGAAGGTGGGGCCCGAGTTCCGGGTGAAGCCGGGGAGGCCGAGCACCCGCAGGCGGTGGAGCACCCGGCCGCGCTCCACGTCGCCGGGCTCGCGCAGCTCCAGCCGCACCGTGCGGGGGCTCGGGCCGGGGGTGAGGCCGTGGGCGTGCAGGGTGTGCTCGACGTCCGTGAGCAGGGGTGGCCGGGGCGTGAGGGGGCTGAGCCGTCCGGTGCGCTCGCCACTGAAGGCGCGCAGCACCTCGGCGAGCAGCGGGTGCGTGTCGGGCGAGGGCACGCCCCGGCCCGTCCACGGCAGGGCCACGTCCAGCGACTCCTTCACCAGCGCGGAGGCGAGTCCATCCAGCAGGTCCGTGCGCGAGAGCACCGCGTGGCCGCGCAGCCGGGCGAGGCCCTCGGCCATGACGGAGGCGGCGATGAGATCCGCCGACGACACGTGCTGGCCCCGCCCGCGCAGCCGCCCGACGGCCTCGCGCAGCAGGAGTCCGGGAGCGGCCTCGGCGCCGGACTCCCAGAGCGCTTGATAGAAGGCGGGCGAGGGCATGCCGGACTCGTAGCCGGCGAAGGAGTCCAGACGGCGGAAGCTGTAGGGGACGAGGTAGCTCCTGGCGGAGGGATGGCTCGGCGAGGGGGGGAAATCGGCTCCGGGTCGCGCCTGGGCCCGTGCGAGCACGGGGGCATGGAAGCCGCCGCACACCACCACCACGGGGCCCTCGTCTCGCGCGAGCGCCGCCTCCACGTGGGCGAGCATGAAGGCCTCGCGCTGGGTGTCGCGCTCGGACGCCTCCTCCTCGCCGCGCAGGGAGTCGAAGTAGACGCGCAGCCGCTCGGCGAGCACGTCCATGCCAAGGGGTTGCTCGAAGAGGTGATCCCACAGGGCGTCCATGCCCTCGAGGCCCAGCTTCTGGCAGAGCGCCTCGATGGCCCGGGCGGTGCGGCGCTCCCCATCCGAGTAGCGGTTGCGCACGCCCTCGAAGGCCTTGTCCCAGGCGGGCAGGTCCATGAAGCGCACCTGGGCTCTCGCCGCGTGT
Above is a window of Cystobacter fuscus DNA encoding:
- a CDS encoding VWA domain-containing protein — translated: MPLEPLARWRLVLGDASDGALGNCLDERGRAMDSALSWLYGREGDLSERGVRQGGSGESVLSVPEWINDVHTLFPKETIERLEQDAVERYQIDEVVTRADVLERVEPNETLLRAVLRTKHLMNPEVLAVARRIVQRVVRELMEKLAQEVRRTFSGVLDRRRRSPLKVARNFDFRRTLRENLRRYSPTERRIAIERAAFYSRTRRHVDRWQIILLVDQSGSMTSSVIHSAVTAACLWGLPGIQTHLVAFDTAVVDLTQDVTDPVELLMKVQLGGGTDIQLAVAYATGLIETPRRTIVVLITDFFEGGPPGMLVRRVKELCDQGTKVLGLAALEPDATPNYDRDCARKLVDVGAHVAAMTPGELAAWIAEKVRA
- a CDS encoding CpaF family protein, yielding MSMYNESLRAFLKPVLPHLDDPTVSEIMINGPTDIWIERKGKVTKIDASFTEEGLLGAARNMAQFVGRLLNDERPRLDARLPDGSRIHVVIPPIARKGTTISIRKFFKDKLTVDSLIKFKSMTPQMARLIDAGIHTKLNMLVSGGTGSGKTTLLNIVSSLIPDEERILTIEDSAELQLNQSHIVPFESRPPDKFGKGGVDMGDLLNSALRLRPDRIVVGEVRGGEAFYLVQAMNTGHGGSLATTHANTPTDTLRRIESLCLMSGIELPLVAIRAQVASAINFVICCERLHDGSRKTIALSEVLPLSEKGEYRTQDIFVFTPVTKDEEGHILGYHAPTGIIPSFVDRARAYGFNDLDESFFDPATYGVPPPPSFRLGESYNVRWVPSLKHRERGEPDPSTFKKEWLAFEQRLKDEAHDARGDKPAAPAVQVQVPAARTPAPVAAPPVSMATPPARPALRPSASARPALPEEFDAPIGDDDKTPPPTPNPFALDGEEEPPPMEEPKVQVAADLQEEMEATRSRAAPLPRASRPTPPARPAASVPQRPTSAPVRRPLASRPPPPVPDEDLVDDASQDNSEKTAIRAMPEKPRR
- a CDS encoding DUF5682 family protein, whose translation is MSGRNDSRIHVVGVRHHSPACSRLVAHTLETVRPRHVLIEGPVDMNPRLEELLLPHEPPLAVFSAWRDEERTQASWTPFCAYSPEWVALTRGHAARAQVRFMDLPAWDKAFEGVRNRYSDGERRTARAIEALCQKLGLEGMDALWDHLFEQPLGMDVLAERLRVYFDSLRGEEEASERDTQREAFMLAHVEAALARDEGPVVVVCGGFHAPVLARAQARPGADFPPSPSHPSARSYLVPYSFRRLDSFAGYESGMPSPAFYQALWESGAEAAPGLLLREAVGRLRGRGQHVSSADLIAASVMAEGLARLRGHAVLSRTDLLDGLASALVKESLDVALPWTGRGVPSPDTHPLLAEVLRAFSGERTGRLSPLTPRPPLLTDVEHTLHAHGLTPGPSPRTVRLELREPGDVERGRVLHRLRVLGLPGFTRNSGPTFPTEPVLQETWTVAPAEDFLSWVIEASGWGATLEQAATARLEEALLQAGPNLERLTLLLAESFFIGAKHLARRVLTAVAAQAGNEPDLARLGAALERLLAIWRHDVLLGAQGSAEVGQLLAAAVERGLWLLEQLDGPSLPADEGQLRAMAALRDTLRFAAQPLALDVARASAVFERRLASLHAPPAVRGASLGALWSLSRFQDEASAEATALRATRAAARPTTLGDFLAGLFRLAREQVVHTPALTAVLDELIRQLTEEDFLIALPALRLAFGFFPPREKEGIARTLLPLHGRDASGARALVRLDVDPAVILAGAALDDEVEQVLERFGLHGPHRKEERDAP